From a region of the Ficedula albicollis isolate OC2 chromosome 1A, FicAlb1.5, whole genome shotgun sequence genome:
- the FGFR1OP2 gene encoding FGFR1 oncogene partner 2 produces the protein MKMSCTIEKALADAKALVERLREHDSAAEALIEQTTALNKRVEAMKQYQEEIQELNEVARHRPRSTLVMGIQQENRQIRELQQENKELRTSLEEHQSALELIMSKYREQMFRLLMASKKDDPSIITKLKEQHSKELQVHVDQITEMAAVMRKAIEVDERHGCKEQERISQLEQENKGLREILQITRESFLNLKKEDASESTSLSGLVTSSDLSLRKS, from the exons ATGA AAATGAGCTGCACGATTGAGAAGGCGCTGGCGGACGCCAAGGCGCTGGTGGAGCGGCTGCGGGAGCACGACAGCGCGGCCGAGGCGCTCATCGAACAGACCACGGCGCTCAACAAGAGAGTGGAGGCCATGAAACAG TACCAGGAAGAAATCCAAGAGCTCAATGAAGTAGCAAGACATCGCCCTCGGTCTACTCTAGTGATGGGtatccagcaggaaaacagacagATTAGGGAATtgcaacaggaaaacaaag AACTGCGCACATCTCTCGAAGAGCACCAGTCTGCTCTGGAACTCATCATGAGCAAGTACAGAGAACAGATGTTTAGGTTGCTTATGGCGAGCAAAAAGGATGATCCAAGTATAATAACGAAGTTAAAAGAGCAACATTCCAAG GAGCTGCAAGTGCATGTGGACCAAATTACAGAGATGGCAGCAGTAATGAGAAAAGCCATTGAGGTGGATGAAAGGCACGGCTGCAAAGAGCAGGAGCGCATCAGCCAGCTCGAG CAAGAAAACAAAGGCTTGAGAGAAATTCTTCAAATCACTAGAGAATCGTTTCTGAACCTCAAGAAAGAGGATGCATCAGAGAGCACGTCCCTGTCAGGATTAGTGACAAGCAGTGATCTGAGCCTGAGGAAAAGCTAA